The following proteins are encoded in a genomic region of Saccharopolyspora antimicrobica:
- a CDS encoding VOC family protein: protein MTEKPIPGLMTRSIDPVADFYTALGFEITFRQTAPYQFLTVKRGGIELNFYGNKEFDPETSAHGCLVETDDVDYLYAAFTEGLQESFGSVPVQGVPRVGALKDMSYGVRQFLMTDPGGNTIQIAQPISENQRHRPLPKGTFDRAIHMGALFADSKQDLDLAVKVLDRALHRTDEEPTAPQLVKLLVLRADVAIRQGEPNLARELLARVRATGAAEPELADDLRRAAELEAGL, encoded by the coding sequence ATGACCGAGAAGCCGATTCCCGGGCTGATGACCCGGTCGATCGATCCGGTGGCCGACTTCTACACCGCGTTGGGATTCGAGATCACGTTCCGGCAGACGGCGCCGTACCAGTTCCTGACCGTCAAGCGCGGTGGCATCGAGCTGAACTTCTACGGGAACAAGGAGTTCGACCCGGAGACCTCCGCGCACGGCTGCCTGGTCGAGACCGATGATGTCGACTACCTGTACGCGGCCTTCACCGAAGGCCTGCAGGAGTCCTTCGGATCGGTGCCCGTCCAGGGTGTTCCACGGGTGGGAGCGCTGAAGGACATGAGCTACGGGGTGCGGCAGTTCCTGATGACCGACCCCGGCGGCAACACCATCCAGATCGCCCAGCCGATCAGCGAGAACCAACGGCACCGGCCGCTGCCGAAGGGCACGTTCGACCGGGCGATCCACATGGGCGCGCTGTTCGCGGACTCCAAGCAAGACCTGGACCTGGCGGTGAAGGTCCTGGACCGAGCCCTGCACCGGACCGACGAGGAACCGACCGCGCCCCAGCTCGTGAAGCTCCTGGTCCTGCGAGCCGACGTGGCGATCCGCCAGGGCGAGCCGAACCTGGCACGAGAGCTGCTGGCCCGAGTCAGGGCAACCGGAGCCGCTGAACCGGAACTAGCTGACGACCTCCGCCGAGCCGCTGAGCTCGAAGCCGGTCTGTGA
- a CDS encoding cytochrome P450: MATRTLVRQLQSTIYRAEQMTPVRPLAMPPPGSGLKPVFGNPGLPVIGHTVTVLTDLLEASRRRYAEFGPVSWGVMLGAKTVTVIGPDALEALATNRDKAFGNEGFYDYLIGPFFRRGILLLDFDEHLHHRRIMQRAFTRDRLIGYLDVMTPAIERALAQWRPIDRFPVYTAAKRLTLDLATEVFVGERPGAEADQLSRAFVAAVHGGHALVRADVPGGTWARGLRARRFLENYFRERIPIKRAGSGQDLFSVLCRAQSDDGDSYSDEDIVNHMIFALMAAHDTSTITLAMTAHYLGKHPEWQDRVREESLALGEPAIEYGDLERLPALDMVVKESMRINAPVGGLFRETVKDTEILGHYIPAGTKVAGQVYATQRMPEWWSNPDVFDPERFAEHRREDKSHRYAWAPFGGGAHKCIGMHFGVMEVKAILHQLLLRYRWKVSPDYEPPMRYGTGPMPTDGLPINLTRIR, encoded by the coding sequence GTGGCGACTCGCACGCTCGTCAGGCAGCTGCAATCCACGATCTACCGGGCCGAGCAGATGACTCCGGTTCGCCCGCTGGCCATGCCGCCGCCCGGTTCCGGGCTGAAGCCGGTCTTCGGCAACCCGGGGCTGCCGGTCATCGGGCACACGGTCACCGTGCTGACCGACCTGCTGGAGGCGTCGCGCCGGCGGTACGCCGAGTTCGGGCCGGTGTCGTGGGGCGTGATGCTCGGGGCGAAGACGGTCACCGTGATCGGCCCGGACGCGCTGGAAGCGCTAGCCACCAACCGCGACAAAGCCTTCGGCAACGAGGGCTTCTACGACTACCTGATCGGCCCGTTCTTCCGCCGCGGCATCCTGCTGCTCGACTTCGACGAGCACCTGCACCACCGGCGGATCATGCAGCGGGCCTTCACCCGCGACCGGCTCATCGGCTACCTCGACGTGATGACACCGGCGATCGAGCGAGCCCTGGCCCAGTGGCGGCCGATCGATCGATTCCCGGTCTACACCGCGGCGAAGCGGCTCACCCTCGACCTGGCCACCGAGGTCTTCGTCGGCGAACGGCCCGGTGCGGAAGCCGATCAGCTCAGCCGGGCGTTCGTGGCTGCGGTGCACGGCGGCCACGCGCTGGTGCGCGCCGACGTGCCCGGTGGCACCTGGGCGCGCGGGCTGCGCGCACGCCGGTTCCTGGAGAACTACTTCCGGGAGCGGATCCCGATCAAGCGAGCGGGTTCCGGGCAGGACCTGTTTAGCGTGCTCTGCCGGGCGCAGTCCGATGACGGCGACAGCTACTCGGACGAGGACATCGTCAACCACATGATCTTCGCGCTGATGGCGGCGCACGACACCAGCACGATCACGCTCGCCATGACGGCCCACTACCTCGGCAAGCACCCGGAGTGGCAGGACCGCGTCCGCGAGGAGTCGCTGGCGCTGGGCGAACCGGCCATCGAGTACGGCGACCTGGAGCGGCTGCCCGCGCTGGACATGGTGGTGAAGGAGTCCATGCGGATCAACGCCCCGGTCGGCGGCCTGTTCCGCGAAACGGTCAAGGACACCGAGATCCTCGGCCACTACATCCCGGCCGGGACCAAGGTCGCGGGCCAGGTCTACGCGACGCAGCGGATGCCGGAGTGGTGGTCGAACCCGGACGTGTTCGACCCGGAGCGCTTCGCCGAACACCGCCGCGAGGACAAGAGCCACCGCTACGCCTGGGCGCCGTTCGGCGGCGGAGCGCACAAGTGCATCGGCATGCACTTCGGCGTGATGGAGGTGAAGGCGATCCTCCACCAACTCCTGCTCCGCTACCGCTGGAAGGTCAGCCCCGACTACGAGCCCCCGATGCGCTACGGCACCGGCCCCATGCCCACCGACGGCCTCCCCATCAACCTCACCCGCATCCGCTGA
- the hisC gene encoding histidinol-phosphate transaminase: MSVRTRADLDQLPAYVAGRTVPGSIKLASNEVSEGPLPSAVAAINQAAGEVHRYPDMGVGRLTDALAAHYRVEPERIAVGCGSVALCEQLVQATCTAEDEVIFPWRSFEAYPIITQVVGAKQVPVPLTGEHALDLEAMLAAITPATRLMFVCTPNNPTGTLLRKAELDAFLDRVPEDVLVVLDEAYFEFVSDPDAPDGVEITRERRNVASMRTFSKAYGLAGLRVGYAIAPPEVAAALRKVIIPFSVNALAQVAAIASLEAQDELRKRCANVVAERERVHRELVSLGYEVPETQANFVWLPLGDRTADFNEHCLQNRVVVRAFVGEGARVTIGRPEENDAFLAAAKSFV, encoded by the coding sequence ATGAGCGTGCGCACCCGTGCCGACCTCGACCAGCTGCCCGCCTACGTGGCAGGCCGGACCGTGCCCGGTTCGATCAAGCTGGCCAGCAACGAGGTCTCCGAAGGCCCGCTGCCCAGCGCGGTGGCGGCCATCAACCAGGCGGCAGGCGAGGTGCACCGGTACCCGGACATGGGCGTCGGCCGGCTGACCGACGCGCTGGCCGCGCACTACCGGGTCGAGCCGGAGCGGATCGCCGTCGGCTGCGGTTCGGTCGCGCTGTGCGAGCAGCTGGTGCAGGCCACCTGCACCGCCGAGGACGAGGTCATCTTCCCGTGGCGGTCGTTCGAGGCGTACCCGATCATCACGCAGGTCGTCGGCGCCAAGCAGGTGCCGGTACCGCTGACCGGCGAGCACGCGCTGGACCTGGAGGCCATGCTCGCCGCGATCACCCCGGCCACCCGGCTGATGTTCGTGTGCACCCCGAACAACCCGACCGGCACGCTGCTGCGCAAGGCCGAGCTCGACGCGTTCCTGGACCGGGTGCCGGAGGACGTGCTGGTGGTCCTGGACGAGGCGTACTTCGAGTTCGTCAGCGACCCGGACGCGCCGGACGGCGTGGAGATCACCCGCGAGCGCCGCAACGTGGCCTCGATGCGCACCTTCTCGAAGGCCTACGGCCTGGCCGGTCTGCGCGTCGGCTACGCGATCGCGCCGCCGGAGGTCGCCGCTGCGCTGCGCAAGGTGATCATCCCGTTCAGCGTCAACGCCCTCGCCCAGGTCGCCGCGATCGCCTCGCTGGAAGCCCAGGACGAGCTGCGGAAGCGCTGTGCCAACGTGGTCGCGGAGCGCGAGCGGGTGCACCGCGAGCTCGTGTCGCTCGGCTACGAGGTCCCGGAGACCCAGGCGAACTTCGTCTGGCTCCCGCTGGGTGACCGGACGGCGGACTTCAACGAGCACTGCCTGCAGAACCGCGTGGTGGTCCGCGCCTTCGTCGGCGAGGGAGCCCGCGTGACGATCGGCCGGCCGGAGGAGAACGACGCCTTCCTCGCGGCCGCGAAGTCGTTCGTCTGA
- a CDS encoding ABC transporter ATP-binding protein, with protein sequence MTTAVEVTDLVKRYPKAGSNAVDGLSFQVGAGEVFGLLGPNGAGKTTTVGILTTRVLLTSGTARVAGVDVAADPVAARSKVAVVPQRVNLDRSLNSRQNLIWHAAYHGVPRAERHRLADELLDRMGLADKAKARVDDLSGGQAQRLMIARALIHKPEVLFLDEPSTGLDPQARLFVHDRINDLRSEGVTVVLTTHDMDEAEKLSDRVGVVDHGKLLTLDTPEALIKSLPGSGTVDATLRPNGYEPERISKLLSAVDGVQRVEQISSGTAADGEAELRLRLYVGGEAAALLGPVAQTLHEHRVSVSDLALGSATLEDVFIDLTGRELR encoded by the coding sequence GTGACCACAGCGGTTGAAGTGACCGACCTGGTCAAGCGGTACCCGAAGGCCGGCAGCAACGCGGTCGACGGGCTGAGCTTCCAGGTGGGTGCCGGGGAGGTCTTCGGGCTGCTCGGGCCGAATGGCGCGGGCAAGACCACCACGGTCGGCATCCTGACCACCCGGGTGCTGCTGACCAGCGGCACCGCCCGCGTCGCCGGGGTGGACGTGGCCGCCGACCCGGTGGCCGCGCGCAGCAAGGTGGCCGTGGTGCCGCAGCGGGTCAACCTGGACCGCTCGCTGAACTCCCGGCAGAACCTGATCTGGCACGCCGCCTACCACGGGGTGCCGCGCGCCGAGCGGCACCGGCTCGCCGACGAGCTGCTGGACCGGATGGGCTTGGCGGACAAGGCGAAGGCGCGCGTCGACGACCTCTCCGGCGGGCAGGCGCAGCGGCTGATGATCGCCCGCGCCCTGATCCACAAACCCGAGGTGCTGTTCCTGGACGAGCCGTCCACCGGCCTGGACCCGCAGGCCCGGCTGTTCGTGCACGACCGGATCAACGACCTGCGCTCCGAGGGCGTGACCGTCGTGCTCACCACCCACGACATGGACGAGGCGGAGAAGCTGTCCGACCGCGTCGGCGTGGTCGACCACGGCAAGCTGCTGACCCTGGACACCCCGGAAGCGCTGATCAAATCGCTGCCGGGCAGCGGCACGGTGGACGCGACGCTGCGGCCGAACGGCTACGAGCCGGAGCGCATCTCGAAGCTGCTGTCCGCTGTGGACGGTGTGCAGCGGGTGGAGCAGATCAGCAGCGGCACCGCGGCGGACGGCGAGGCGGAGCTGCGGTTGCGGCTCTACGTCGGCGGCGAGGCGGCCGCGCTGCTCGGCCCGGTCGCGCAGACCCTGCACGAGCACCGCGTTTCGGTCAGCGATCTGGCGCTGGGCTCGGCCACGTTGGAGGACGTCTTCATCGATCTCACCGGGAGGGAACTGCGATGA
- a CDS encoding toll/interleukin-1 receptor domain-containing protein, translated as MVKRVFVSYSRRDFHFAEAAVAVLRTDGLDPWLDVQRLVPGEDWATALDDALADADALLLLASPAALASEHVRREWTSAVERGIPVHIGAVAAVELPGELADRPVHDLRTRFRARATVLAEVISGNREAPARRARGLPVPAPVAAVVALAAATAIATGWATAILVGLDVAAIRLSRGLFNTSWVWEASAWDALLGQRWRATAYYLLGLTVFAAPLVPTLLTSAVGLLRRRAGPLVLLTGPAATAAVGTLLFVAVGLSVGGRGRLDEAAFITRIFPPTPEMVADVAAMRVLLVVAVGCALAQALIVLLSRTVHLWTPTGSGLDIHRRAIAGVRPLLVLASPATRYRRSGYYDGDFPALWAKYTARLAELPDRGAAPVVEVECLAPQDEPVAELLRAACRDAGMAGGPGPRWTFVLISSHASWPAVVRAVGASGPPAICVLVDSIRLPPDAEALRRHQWVDFRDRRPDHLFHLLAALLGRSPTEQAPAPPPVVTTRFLAPCEVRFAVESCRHLAAAFPGFALVTLLFQPLDPRSAALAVVTAPLVAGLVVLSRRMATRRIALTRFRWSLAALCAGTVLWCAVAVTTLREHWERQAAWGPPSAEPEGLEALSDMVPLEIVLSFPAGAVALCALLWTYLLRGWLPRAVTGAGLRAVGPEIRAGFIPWMATPGIILALAVQYLATYP; from the coding sequence GTGGTGAAACGGGTGTTCGTCAGCTATTCGCGTCGCGACTTCCACTTCGCCGAAGCCGCGGTGGCCGTGCTGCGGACGGATGGCCTGGACCCCTGGCTCGACGTGCAGCGGCTGGTGCCGGGAGAGGACTGGGCGACGGCGCTGGACGACGCCCTCGCGGATGCCGACGCGCTGCTGCTCCTGGCCTCTCCGGCCGCGCTGGCGTCCGAGCACGTTCGGCGGGAGTGGACTTCGGCAGTGGAGCGCGGAATCCCGGTCCACATCGGTGCCGTGGCGGCGGTCGAGCTGCCCGGGGAACTGGCCGACCGCCCGGTGCACGACCTGCGGACCCGCTTCCGGGCGAGGGCCACGGTCCTTGCCGAGGTGATCTCCGGAAACCGCGAGGCGCCCGCCCGCAGGGCGCGCGGCCTGCCGGTGCCGGCACCGGTGGCCGCGGTGGTGGCACTGGCGGCGGCGACCGCGATCGCCACGGGCTGGGCGACCGCGATCCTGGTGGGACTGGACGTGGCCGCAATCCGCTTGAGCCGGGGCCTGTTCAACACTTCCTGGGTCTGGGAGGCGTCCGCCTGGGACGCGCTGCTCGGGCAGCGCTGGCGGGCGACGGCGTACTACCTGCTGGGGCTGACCGTCTTCGCCGCTCCGCTAGTCCCCACGCTGCTGACCTCCGCGGTCGGGCTGCTGCGCCGCCGGGCCGGTCCGCTCGTCCTGCTTACCGGCCCGGCCGCGACCGCCGCTGTCGGGACGCTGCTGTTCGTCGCGGTCGGGCTGAGCGTGGGCGGCCGCGGCCGGCTGGATGAGGCAGCGTTCATCACCCGAATCTTCCCGCCCACGCCCGAAATGGTCGCCGACGTGGCCGCGATGCGAGTGCTGCTGGTGGTCGCCGTCGGGTGCGCGCTGGCCCAGGCGCTGATCGTCCTGCTCTCCCGCACGGTGCACCTGTGGACGCCGACCGGCTCGGGCCTCGACATCCACCGCAGGGCCATCGCCGGGGTCCGGCCACTGCTCGTGCTGGCGTCCCCGGCAACTCGGTACCGGAGATCCGGGTACTACGACGGAGACTTCCCGGCGTTGTGGGCGAAGTACACCGCGCGCCTGGCCGAGCTGCCGGACCGAGGGGCCGCGCCGGTCGTGGAGGTCGAGTGCCTCGCGCCCCAGGACGAACCGGTCGCCGAGCTGCTCCGGGCCGCCTGCCGCGATGCGGGCATGGCCGGTGGCCCCGGTCCGAGGTGGACCTTCGTGCTGATCAGCTCGCACGCGTCGTGGCCCGCGGTGGTGCGCGCGGTCGGTGCGTCGGGGCCGCCTGCGATCTGCGTGCTGGTGGACAGCATCCGGTTGCCGCCAGACGCCGAGGCGCTGCGCCGCCACCAGTGGGTCGACTTCCGCGACCGGCGCCCGGACCACTTGTTCCACCTGCTGGCCGCTCTGCTCGGCAGATCGCCCACCGAGCAGGCTCCTGCTCCGCCGCCGGTGGTCACGACCCGGTTCCTGGCCCCGTGCGAGGTGCGCTTCGCCGTCGAGTCGTGCCGTCACCTCGCCGCCGCATTCCCCGGCTTCGCCCTGGTGACGCTGCTGTTCCAGCCGCTGGACCCGCGCAGCGCGGCGCTCGCGGTCGTCACCGCGCCGCTGGTAGCGGGCCTGGTGGTGCTGTCCCGCCGGATGGCCACTCGGCGGATCGCGCTCACCCGGTTCCGGTGGAGCCTCGCCGCGCTCTGCGCGGGGACCGTGCTGTGGTGCGCAGTGGCGGTCACCACGCTGCGGGAGCACTGGGAGCGCCAGGCGGCGTGGGGGCCGCCGTCCGCCGAACCGGAAGGTCTGGAGGCCCTCTCGGACATGGTTCCGCTGGAGATCGTGCTGTCCTTCCCCGCCGGAGCCGTCGCGCTCTGCGCGCTCCTGTGGACCTACCTGCTCCGAGGCTGGCTGCCGCGCGCGGTCACCGGCGCGGGCCTTCGGGCCGTCGGCCCGGAGATCCGCGCCGGATTCATCCCGTGGATGGCGACTCCCGGAATCATCCTCGCGCTCGCCGTCCAGTACCTCGCGACTTACCCCTGA
- a CDS encoding type I restriction endonuclease, with the protein MTERVAELSAKLAQQKASIETEEATKNAFVMPFIGRVLGYDVFNPSEVIPEFTADVGTKKGEKIDYALVHDGQVQMLIEAKKVTEPLRLEHASQLYRYFSVTNARVGVLTNGQTWEFYTDLDEPNKMDAKPFLVLDLTAVDRTLLPELAKLTRDSFDLDSVISAAGELKYIGAIKRSLAGEFREPSDEWVRFLAARVYGGKNITQRVREQFYPLVEKAAHQFLAEQVNDRLKTALGSEVSTEPAAIDQATPARTPAKSAPVGETETARGTRASEITTTEEELDGYRVVRAIVCSEVAATRVVGRDTKTYFGVLLDDNNRKPIARLWFNRNQRYLGLFDENKVETRMPIDDVEDIYAHADQLRKTVAGYLARAGEQN; encoded by the coding sequence ATGACCGAACGGGTTGCTGAACTCTCAGCGAAGCTGGCGCAGCAGAAGGCCTCGATCGAGACCGAAGAAGCCACCAAGAACGCGTTCGTGATGCCGTTCATCGGCCGCGTGCTGGGCTACGACGTGTTCAACCCGTCGGAGGTCATCCCGGAGTTCACCGCCGACGTGGGCACCAAGAAAGGCGAGAAGATCGACTATGCCCTGGTCCACGACGGCCAGGTGCAGATGCTGATCGAGGCCAAGAAGGTCACGGAACCGCTGCGCCTGGAGCACGCCTCGCAGCTCTACCGCTACTTCTCAGTCACCAACGCGCGAGTCGGCGTGCTGACCAACGGTCAGACCTGGGAGTTCTACACCGATCTGGACGAGCCCAACAAGATGGACGCCAAACCGTTCCTCGTCCTCGACCTGACCGCCGTCGACCGGACTCTGCTTCCGGAGCTGGCGAAGCTGACCCGAGACTCGTTTGACCTCGATTCGGTGATCAGCGCCGCGGGAGAGCTCAAGTACATCGGTGCCATCAAGCGATCGCTGGCGGGAGAGTTCAGGGAGCCCTCCGACGAGTGGGTCAGGTTCCTCGCCGCGCGGGTCTACGGCGGCAAGAACATCACCCAGCGGGTTCGCGAGCAGTTCTATCCACTGGTGGAGAAGGCTGCGCACCAATTCCTCGCCGAGCAGGTCAACGATCGGCTCAAGACCGCGCTGGGCTCCGAGGTATCCACCGAACCAGCCGCGATCGATCAGGCGACCCCTGCTAGGACACCGGCCAAGTCGGCCCCCGTTGGGGAGACTGAGACAGCACGCGGCACTCGCGCCAGCGAGATCACCACGACTGAGGAAGAACTCGACGGCTATCGCGTCGTGCGCGCCATCGTCTGCAGCGAAGTCGCCGCAACCCGCGTGGTCGGGCGGGACACCAAGACCTACTTCGGTGTCCTGCTTGACGACAACAACCGCAAGCCGATCGCACGCCTGTGGTTCAACCGAAACCAGCGTTACCTGGGCCTTTTCGACGAGAACAAGGTTGAGACCCGGATGCCCATTGACGACGTCGAGGACATCTACGCCCACGCTGATCAGCTACGCAAGACCGTCGCGGGATATCTCGCCAGGGCTGGCGAGCAGAACTAG
- a CDS encoding MarR family winged helix-turn-helix transcriptional regulator: MAAWRAYIVGSALLEHRLNRDLQTHNLSIADYEILVRLSERPDQRMRMSELAHDVAHSKSRISHQIRRLESAGLVRRDECPDDGRGVLAVLTEEGAAKLREAAPSHVASVRENLVDILDEQEQEVLGRIFDRLTTHLGGIK; this comes from the coding sequence ATGGCGGCTTGGCGCGCCTACATCGTCGGCAGCGCGCTGCTGGAGCACCGCCTGAACAGGGACTTGCAGACCCACAACCTGTCCATCGCGGACTACGAGATCCTGGTCCGATTGTCGGAACGCCCTGACCAGCGAATGCGCATGAGCGAGCTGGCCCACGACGTGGCGCACTCCAAGAGCCGCATCTCGCACCAGATCCGCCGGCTGGAGTCGGCAGGCCTTGTCCGCCGCGACGAGTGCCCGGACGACGGCCGCGGCGTCCTCGCGGTGCTGACCGAGGAAGGCGCGGCGAAGCTCCGCGAAGCCGCCCCGAGCCACGTGGCCAGCGTCCGCGAGAACCTGGTCGACATCCTGGACGAGCAGGAGCAGGAGGTCCTGGGCCGGATCTTCGACCGCCTGACGACCCATCTGGGCGGCATCAAGTAG
- a CDS encoding ABC transporter permease: MSSVRAFTAVLGRDVFVTGRELPSFLAQVLVQPVALLFIFGKVLSELGYAQPGYAQILLPGMIALNAFLVSLQNTSFPLVLDFSYSREIEDRLLAPLPISWVAVEKMLFGALRGLLAAVLMVPIGMVMLGEINWNYSGLAFALLCMLLGSFAGAAVGLTVGAAVPPRRINIMFAVILAPLMFTGATQFPWAQLEHLRWFQVLCAINPLTYVSEGMRGALLPDVPHMPPWICVVALLISCVLFGALGIKFFLRRALD; encoded by the coding sequence ATGAGCTCGGTGCGGGCCTTCACCGCGGTGCTGGGCCGCGACGTGTTCGTGACGGGCCGGGAGCTGCCGAGCTTCCTGGCGCAGGTGCTGGTCCAGCCGGTGGCGCTGCTGTTCATCTTCGGCAAGGTGCTCAGCGAGCTCGGCTACGCCCAGCCCGGCTACGCGCAGATCCTGCTGCCCGGCATGATCGCGCTGAACGCCTTCCTGGTGTCGCTGCAGAACACCTCCTTCCCGCTGGTGCTGGACTTCTCCTACTCGCGGGAGATCGAGGACCGGCTGCTGGCGCCGCTGCCGATCAGCTGGGTGGCGGTGGAGAAGATGCTCTTCGGCGCGCTGCGCGGGCTGTTGGCAGCGGTGCTGATGGTGCCGATCGGCATGGTGATGCTGGGCGAGATCAACTGGAACTACAGCGGCCTGGCGTTCGCCCTGCTCTGCATGCTGCTGGGCTCGTTCGCCGGTGCGGCGGTCGGCCTGACGGTGGGCGCCGCGGTGCCGCCGCGGCGGATCAACATCATGTTCGCGGTGATCCTGGCCCCGCTGATGTTCACCGGTGCGACCCAGTTCCCGTGGGCGCAGCTGGAACACCTGCGCTGGTTCCAGGTCCTCTGCGCGATCAACCCGCTGACCTACGTCAGCGAGGGCATGCGCGGCGCGCTCCTCCCGGACGTCCCGCACATGCCACCGTGGATCTGCGTGGTGGCGCTGCTGATCTCCTGCGTGCTGTTCGGAGCCCTCGGCATCAAGTTCTTCCTCCGTCGGGCTCTCGACTGA
- a CDS encoding MarR family winged helix-turn-helix transcriptional regulator, protein MPGFAEQDPQRMPLTRLVGLTGRRLSQHWERTVARSTELSRTALLVLNALDHQNDQTHREVARRCWVRPATLTPVVDALAEGGLLTRHRDRNDRRAVRLRITTRGRAELHSAWQAVRAEFQRIEPDVPAAEAAIVRQYLIAVLSGLDEEGGGCDHSG, encoded by the coding sequence GTGCCCGGCTTCGCGGAGCAGGACCCGCAGCGGATGCCGCTGACCCGACTGGTGGGCTTGACCGGTCGGCGGCTGTCCCAGCACTGGGAGCGGACCGTGGCGCGCAGTACCGAGCTGAGCCGGACGGCCCTGCTCGTGCTCAACGCTCTCGACCACCAGAACGACCAGACCCATCGTGAAGTCGCCCGGCGCTGCTGGGTGCGTCCGGCGACGCTGACCCCCGTCGTCGACGCCCTGGCGGAAGGCGGGCTGCTCACCCGCCACCGGGATCGCAACGACCGGCGGGCGGTGAGACTGCGCATCACCACCCGGGGGCGCGCGGAGCTGCACTCGGCGTGGCAGGCGGTGCGCGCGGAGTTCCAGCGGATCGAACCGGACGTCCCGGCGGCTGAGGCGGCGATCGTCCGGCAGTACCTGATCGCGGTCCTCAGCGGGCTCGACGAGGAAGGAGGCGGATGTGACCACAGCGGTTGA
- a CDS encoding DUF4352 domain-containing protein: protein MKRLIAPLATAALLIGLAGCVPGMPTPPSNPESGSSETGSSETGSSETGQASEETTSGPVGFGEFAQVSKDLGAKLKVSVGAPADFTPTDSLFEPERGKYVAVDAQAELLAGTVDNISDDEFTLVDSQGNRYEAATVSLDNMFLHLLTEGEPVSGKIVYDVPADATGFTVEYAPTDSQEKELGVLASWK, encoded by the coding sequence TTGAAGAGGCTGATTGCACCCCTGGCCACGGCTGCGTTACTGATCGGGCTGGCGGGCTGCGTCCCCGGCATGCCGACGCCGCCGAGCAACCCCGAGTCCGGCTCCTCGGAGACCGGCTCCTCGGAGACCGGCTCCTCGGAGACTGGCCAGGCATCCGAGGAAACGACCAGCGGCCCTGTGGGATTCGGTGAGTTCGCCCAGGTCAGCAAGGACCTCGGCGCCAAGCTGAAGGTGTCCGTCGGCGCGCCCGCCGACTTCACCCCCACGGACTCGCTCTTCGAGCCGGAGCGCGGCAAGTACGTCGCCGTCGACGCCCAGGCGGAACTGCTCGCGGGTACCGTCGACAACATCAGCGATGACGAGTTCACGCTGGTCGACTCGCAGGGCAACCGGTACGAGGCGGCCACGGTGTCGCTGGACAACATGTTCCTGCACCTGCTGACCGAGGGCGAGCCGGTCTCCGGGAAGATCGTCTACGACGTCCCGGCGGACGCGACCGGGTTCACCGTCGAGTACGCGCCGACCGACTCGCAGGAGAAGGAACTGGGCGTGCTCGCCAGCTGGAAGTGA
- a CDS encoding DUF397 domain-containing protein produces the protein MISANIGPWRKSSRSTQQSACVELAIGESTTCIRDTKDRDGGTLRVNHPSWSNFLIAIKAGHLDR, from the coding sequence TTGATCAGCGCAAACATCGGGCCTTGGCGGAAGTCCAGCCGAAGCACTCAGCAGAGCGCGTGCGTCGAACTCGCCATCGGCGAGTCGACCACCTGCATCCGCGACACCAAGGATCGTGACGGCGGCACGTTACGCGTGAACCACCCGTCCTGGAGCAACTTCCTCATCGCCATCAAGGCCGGGCACCTCGACCGCTGA
- a CDS encoding L,D-transpeptidase family protein has protein sequence MSSRTTAARRRIQLGAALGALCVALTGCGTAPAAQPEQIMARADLGMQAPASTFTEFPTAPKDPAPEGETDGVVLRVKKDIAVHHAPGGPVFAKLPATQLENPTWVPIIAERGAWAQVLLPSRPNGSTGWIRTDGPVERARTPYAVDVDIDARRMVVRKDGAPIGEWVVGVGAPASPTPRGRTYVMAAIEETVTKFSPIILPLGTHSNTFSTYGGGPGTVALHGWPEPSVFGQASSDGCVRVPDDALQLLTTLPLGTLVHLR, from the coding sequence ATGAGTTCACGGACGACCGCCGCCAGGCGCAGGATCCAGCTGGGTGCTGCGCTCGGTGCGCTGTGCGTCGCGCTCACCGGTTGCGGCACGGCCCCGGCGGCTCAGCCCGAGCAGATCATGGCTCGGGCCGATCTCGGCATGCAGGCGCCGGCCAGCACCTTCACCGAGTTCCCCACCGCGCCGAAAGACCCTGCGCCGGAGGGGGAAACCGACGGCGTGGTGCTGCGCGTCAAGAAGGACATCGCGGTGCACCACGCGCCCGGCGGGCCGGTGTTCGCGAAGCTGCCCGCGACGCAGCTGGAGAACCCGACCTGGGTGCCGATCATCGCCGAGCGCGGCGCGTGGGCGCAGGTGCTGCTCCCGTCCCGCCCGAACGGCAGTACCGGATGGATCCGCACCGACGGACCGGTCGAACGCGCCCGCACGCCCTACGCGGTCGACGTCGACATCGACGCCCGCCGCATGGTGGTGCGCAAGGACGGCGCGCCGATCGGTGAGTGGGTGGTCGGCGTCGGCGCACCGGCTTCACCGACCCCGCGTGGCCGGACCTACGTCATGGCCGCGATCGAGGAGACGGTGACCAAGTTCAGCCCGATCATCCTGCCGTTGGGCACGCACTCCAACACCTTCAGCACCTACGGCGGCGGACCCGGCACCGTCGCGCTGCACGGCTGGCCAGAACCATCGGTGTTCGGCCAGGCCAGCAGCGACGGATGCGTCCGGGTGCCCGACGACGCGCTCCAGCTGCTCACCACGCTGCCGCTGGGCACCCTCGTCCACCTGCGGTAG